The following are encoded together in the Myxococcales bacterium genome:
- a CDS encoding NAD-dependent epimerase/dehydratase family protein — MKVLVTGISGKIGQLVCHELLRAGHQVVGIDRRAWAGAPDGVKVYQSDIRKRAAEEAFRVERPDAVIHMATVTHLTAQSEDRYRINLGGTKSIFDFCHSYGVKQALFVGRHTYYGAAADSPLYHTEDEPPLALETFPELADLVAADLYAGTALWRFPEIDTAVLRIVYTLGPSRSGTLASFLRGPRVPQVLGYDPLFHFMHEEDVARAIVLSLDKKLRGVFNVAGPQPLPLSMIIGQVGHQPLLVPEPLFRVLLGRFGLPRLPRGALTHVKYPVVIDAASFREKTGFRHTRDENATLADFRRVLRS; from the coding sequence ATGAAAGTTTTGGTCACCGGCATCTCGGGCAAGATCGGCCAGCTCGTGTGTCACGAGCTGCTGAGGGCCGGGCATCAGGTCGTGGGCATCGACCGGCGAGCGTGGGCCGGCGCTCCGGACGGCGTGAAGGTCTACCAGAGTGACATCCGCAAGCGCGCCGCGGAAGAGGCCTTCCGAGTGGAGCGCCCGGACGCCGTGATTCACATGGCGACGGTCACCCACCTGACCGCGCAGAGCGAGGATCGCTACCGTATCAACCTGGGCGGCACGAAATCGATTTTCGATTTTTGCCACAGCTACGGCGTCAAACAGGCGCTGTTCGTCGGCCGCCACACTTACTACGGCGCTGCCGCCGACTCCCCGCTCTACCACACTGAAGACGAGCCCCCGCTCGCGCTCGAGACCTTCCCCGAGCTCGCGGATCTGGTCGCCGCCGATCTGTATGCGGGGACGGCGCTCTGGCGCTTCCCGGAGATCGATACTGCCGTGCTGCGCATCGTGTACACGCTGGGCCCGTCTCGGTCGGGCACCCTCGCTTCGTTCTTGCGCGGGCCGCGGGTGCCCCAGGTCCTGGGCTACGATCCACTATTTCACTTCATGCACGAGGAAGATGTCGCGCGTGCCATCGTGCTCTCGCTCGACAAGAAGCTGCGGGGTGTGTTCAACGTCGCCGGGCCCCAGCCCCTACCGCTGTCGATGATCATTGGCCAGGTGGGGCATCAGCCGCTGCTGGTACCGGAGCCATTGTTCCGCGTGCTGCTCGGCCGCTTCGGCCTCCCGCGCCTGCCGCGCGGAGCGCTCACCCACGTCAAGTACCCGGTGGTGATCGACGCGGCGTCGTTCCGGGAAAAGACCGGCTTTCGCCACACCCGGGATGAAAACGCGACGCTGGCCGATTTCAGGCGGGTGCTCCGGAGCTGA
- a CDS encoding GMC family oxidoreductase — MIFGFTDYAKSHTFTTDVVVVGTGAGGAVVGTELAEAGYDVLFVEEGSWITTDSFNPYSSESVPRLYRDAAATVIFGNPPIPYVEGRCVGGSTTINGGMAYRPPERVLAEWGETAADLGARSLEPLFERVEARVKVNPQLPESIGEDNRVMTEGARKMGWSYTVNQRNQEACVGANNCGLGCPTGAKQSTLVSYMPRAMATGARCLTELRVERILIEGGRAVGVVARAIDPRTRRAGVEVTVRARAVVAACGAIQTPYLLQKHKLGRPSGQLGKNFKCHPNAKVVALYPRDIRGWHGVSQSAQIRHFHEDGILMAENFVTPSVLGAYLPCHGERIWELMQRYNQMVVSGVLVEDSSSGTVSRSLLGVPIARYNITPLDHRRFRRGVKLLAEMHFAMGAEEVLLPFFNQHSVKSPDELSKIEDLQQDPSTLELFTPHLMGTARMGARPESSVVDLSGQVWDLPGLYIADASLFPTAIGVNPQITIMALATRVAERIELRRMAA; from the coding sequence ATGATTTTCGGGTTCACGGACTACGCCAAGTCCCACACGTTCACCACGGACGTCGTCGTGGTCGGAACCGGTGCCGGCGGCGCCGTGGTCGGAACCGAGCTGGCCGAGGCCGGCTACGACGTGCTGTTCGTGGAAGAGGGCAGCTGGATCACCACGGACAGTTTCAACCCGTACAGCAGCGAGAGTGTGCCGCGCCTGTATCGCGACGCCGCGGCCACGGTGATCTTCGGCAACCCGCCGATCCCCTATGTCGAGGGGCGTTGCGTCGGGGGCAGCACCACCATCAACGGCGGCATGGCCTATCGGCCGCCGGAGCGCGTGCTCGCCGAGTGGGGTGAGACGGCGGCGGATCTGGGCGCCCGCAGCCTCGAGCCGCTGTTCGAGCGGGTCGAGGCCCGCGTGAAGGTCAACCCGCAGCTGCCGGAGAGCATCGGTGAGGACAACCGGGTCATGACCGAGGGCGCGCGCAAGATGGGCTGGTCGTACACGGTCAATCAGCGCAACCAAGAGGCGTGTGTGGGCGCAAACAACTGTGGTCTCGGTTGCCCGACGGGCGCCAAGCAGTCGACCCTGGTCAGCTACATGCCGCGCGCCATGGCGACCGGCGCGCGCTGCCTCACTGAACTTCGTGTGGAGCGCATCTTGATCGAGGGCGGCCGCGCGGTAGGCGTCGTCGCTCGCGCCATCGACCCACGAACGCGTCGCGCCGGCGTCGAGGTGACCGTGCGTGCGCGCGCGGTCGTGGCGGCTTGTGGCGCCATCCAGACCCCCTACCTCTTGCAGAAGCACAAGCTCGGCCGTCCGAGCGGGCAGCTCGGCAAGAACTTCAAATGTCACCCGAACGCCAAGGTCGTCGCCCTCTATCCGCGGGACATCCGCGGCTGGCACGGCGTGAGCCAGAGCGCGCAGATCCGACATTTTCACGAAGACGGCATCTTGATGGCGGAGAACTTCGTGACCCCGAGTGTGCTCGGCGCGTATTTGCCCTGCCACGGCGAGCGGATCTGGGAGCTGATGCAGCGCTACAACCAGATGGTCGTGTCCGGGGTCCTGGTCGAGGACTCGTCATCCGGGACCGTGTCCCGCAGCCTGCTCGGCGTGCCAATCGCGCGTTACAACATCACGCCGCTCGATCATCGGCGTTTCCGGCGCGGCGTGAAGCTGCTCGCGGAGATGCACTTTGCCATGGGCGCCGAGGAAGTCCTGCTTCCGTTCTTCAACCAGCACTCGGTCAAGAGCCCGGACGAGCTGAGCAAGATCGAAGACCTGCAGCAAGATCCGAGCACGCTGGAGCTGTTCACGCCTCACCTGATGGGAACGGCCCGCATGGGCGCTCGACCCGAGAGCTCGGTCGTGGATCTGAGCGGGCAGGTCTGGGATCTGCCCGGTCTCTACATCGCGGACGCAAGCCTGTTCCCCACGGCCATCGGTGTGAACCCGCAGATCACCATCATGGCGCTCGCGACCCGGGTCGCCGAGCGTATCGAGCTGCGGCGTATGGCGGCCTGA
- a CDS encoding FadR family transcriptional regulator, translating into MSNAPLASKIESTVYSDLRRQILKGELSAGERLPGERELAATYHTNRNTLREAVRRLEQARLVTVRHGQGVTVADFRRTGTMELLPAFLEAASDPTEMFHILEDILPARLMVLEFAARLAVRRATKSDIERLRDITELLIPAFERGDQVVIAHGFQRWLDALIDASHSIAIRWVANPFLEAYRDILDRFPALWVLEPSFPQHLRDFIAALDAGDEARAIDVTRVYYRRVDANFTKAMQSALGSRATSADRPPDPKKKRKNP; encoded by the coding sequence ATGTCCAACGCGCCCCTGGCATCGAAGATCGAGAGCACCGTCTATTCGGATCTGCGCCGGCAGATCCTGAAAGGTGAGCTGAGCGCCGGCGAGCGCCTGCCCGGTGAACGCGAACTGGCAGCCACCTACCACACCAACCGCAACACCTTGCGCGAAGCGGTGCGGCGCCTGGAACAAGCGCGCCTCGTGACGGTGCGCCACGGCCAAGGTGTCACCGTCGCCGATTTTCGTCGCACCGGCACGATGGAGCTCTTGCCCGCGTTCCTGGAGGCCGCCTCGGATCCGACGGAGATGTTCCACATCCTCGAAGACATCCTGCCGGCACGCTTGATGGTGCTCGAGTTCGCGGCGCGGCTCGCGGTTCGTCGCGCCACCAAGAGCGACATCGAACGCCTGCGCGACATCACCGAGCTGTTGATTCCAGCCTTCGAGCGTGGAGACCAGGTCGTCATCGCCCACGGCTTCCAGCGCTGGCTGGACGCCCTCATCGACGCGAGCCACTCCATCGCAATACGCTGGGTCGCCAACCCGTTCCTGGAAGCCTACCGCGACATCCTCGATCGCTTCCCGGCCTTGTGGGTGCTCGAACCCAGCTTCCCGCAGCACCTGAGGGACTTCATCGCGGCCCTCGACGCCGGCGACGAGGCCCGCGCCATCGACGTGACGCGTGTCTACTACCGCCGGGTCGATGCCAACTTCACCAAGGCCATGCAGAGCGCGCTCGGCAGCCGCGCGACCTCGGCAGATCGCCCGCCAGATCCCAAAAAGAAACGGAAAAACCCATGA
- a CDS encoding tryptophan 2,3-dioxygenase: protein MSQPGPAYWDYLKLDRLLDLQGGVEEDESQLMPDELHFIIVHQAYELWFKLVLRELRDARDHLAAPKVAEEKIPYVVHHIRRVTEIMKLAVDQFRVMETLTPQDFLAFRDKLIPASGFQSFQLRELEILLGLDDKERIAYAGVDPLEHIRQLAQKSPTGELAWKRIEKARSEQTLRAAMHEWLYRTPVQGSGPNDAGDSEAVERFISQYFAELQRSNAAKVVHMLGALGGDGVAIKQRIAEGEAAAKKFLFAEDVPEAERERVRRVRAGVLFIESYRELPLLAWPRLLIDSVVELEAHLVIFRSRHARMVERIIGRRVGTGGSSGVDYLDQTARYRIFDELWSVRTILLAKEQLPALEHSEVYGFAS from the coding sequence ATGAGCCAACCCGGCCCCGCTTACTGGGATTATCTGAAGCTCGACCGCTTGCTCGATCTGCAAGGCGGTGTGGAAGAGGACGAATCGCAGCTCATGCCGGACGAGCTGCACTTCATCATCGTGCACCAGGCCTACGAGCTCTGGTTCAAGCTGGTGCTGCGGGAGCTGCGCGACGCCCGCGATCACCTGGCTGCGCCCAAGGTCGCAGAAGAGAAGATCCCCTACGTGGTGCATCACATCCGGCGGGTCACCGAGATCATGAAGCTGGCGGTGGATCAGTTCCGGGTGATGGAGACGCTCACCCCCCAAGATTTCCTGGCGTTCCGCGACAAACTCATCCCGGCCAGCGGCTTTCAGTCGTTCCAGCTACGCGAGCTGGAGATCCTGCTCGGGCTCGACGACAAAGAACGCATCGCCTACGCCGGAGTCGATCCCCTCGAACACATTCGCCAGCTGGCGCAGAAGTCACCCACCGGAGAGCTTGCCTGGAAGCGGATCGAGAAGGCCAGGAGCGAGCAGACACTCCGCGCCGCCATGCACGAGTGGTTGTATCGGACCCCCGTCCAGGGCTCGGGTCCCAATGATGCCGGCGACAGCGAGGCCGTCGAGCGCTTCATCAGCCAGTACTTCGCAGAGCTGCAGCGTTCGAACGCGGCGAAGGTCGTGCACATGCTCGGCGCGCTCGGCGGAGACGGCGTGGCGATCAAGCAGCGCATCGCGGAGGGTGAAGCAGCCGCGAAGAAATTCCTGTTCGCGGAAGACGTGCCCGAGGCCGAGCGCGAGCGGGTGCGCCGGGTCCGAGCCGGCGTGCTCTTCATCGAGAGCTATCGCGAGCTGCCGCTCCTCGCCTGGCCACGTCTGCTCATCGACAGCGTGGTGGAGCTCGAGGCGCACCTGGTGATTTTTCGCTCACGCCATGCCCGTATGGTCGAGCGCATCATCGGCCGCCGTGTCGGCACCGGCGGTTCGAGCGGGGTCGACTACCTGGACCAGACCGCGCGCTACCGGATCTTCGACGAGCTGTGGTCGGTGCGCACGATCTTGCTGGCGAAAGAGCAGCTGCCGGCCCTCGAGCACAGCGAAGTCTACGGCTTCGCGAGCTGA
- a CDS encoding choice-of-anchor L domain-containing protein, with product MGLNKGWLRASALGAFSVGVAAIAPGCGSDGGGGGTATGGTGNVAATGGVGNTGGGGVGNTGGGGVGNTGNTGGTGNTGGTAGCPGTLQDCNGTCTNTEFDPGNCGTCGTACQTGEFCSQGQCAGQCLGTTNCSGKCVDTDTDPTNCGACGTACKSGEVCSVGKCGVNCAGGATQCGAECVDIQSNPNHCGGCGAACTVGQVCSAGACATSCGAGYTKCGNSCVDITNDKNNCNACGTVCPAGQACVQGKCGTCDVNTTDCDGDGFAGKAEGDCCEVPGVCGANPALVNPAAIEVVGNGIDDNCNGLADLFDKSDTQDCDTGLASDSSDPKDYAKALGICRTTEENPANKKDKTWGLIEAEILRADGTPLGDVKARSIRQKFGNSIASLEGKSMVVLSSGIAADKTQTLPGPNGGGAGANVSNTHSPSSSVNVTSCSSAKCIKDWVAAANLPLKAAGQYPAAPNCGTAGAASTANDSVMLRLKLRAPSNARSFSFNSYFFSSEYPEFVCTTFNDQFIALVDTPGGTPQPIANPSDKNLMTYIDLTTNTKYPVGINIAKGTNLFAVCDPKVSQTGASCYEANINNKSCSLGVTDLLGTGWEAGTAGSCDVVGGGTYWLTTAGNVIPGQIVEVRFVIFDVGDSAYDSLALMDGFKWLPNATLPGTGG from the coding sequence ATGGGTCTTAATAAGGGTTGGCTTCGCGCTTCGGCGCTGGGTGCGTTCAGCGTCGGCGTGGCGGCAATCGCGCCGGGCTGTGGCAGTGATGGCGGCGGTGGCGGCACGGCAACGGGCGGCACCGGCAACGTGGCCGCGACGGGCGGCGTCGGTAACACCGGCGGCGGTGGCGTCGGCAACACGGGCGGCGGCGGCGTCGGCAACACCGGCAACACCGGCGGAACCGGCAACACCGGCGGAACGGCCGGCTGCCCGGGCACGCTGCAGGATTGCAACGGAACCTGCACCAACACCGAGTTCGACCCCGGCAACTGCGGCACCTGCGGCACCGCCTGCCAGACCGGCGAGTTCTGCTCCCAGGGTCAGTGCGCGGGCCAGTGTCTCGGCACCACCAACTGCAGCGGCAAGTGCGTCGACACCGACACCGACCCGACGAACTGCGGGGCTTGTGGCACCGCTTGCAAGAGCGGCGAGGTCTGCTCGGTTGGCAAGTGCGGCGTGAACTGCGCCGGCGGCGCCACCCAGTGCGGCGCCGAGTGTGTCGACATCCAGAGCAACCCGAACCACTGCGGTGGTTGCGGCGCTGCCTGTACCGTCGGCCAGGTCTGCTCGGCTGGCGCGTGCGCGACCAGCTGCGGCGCGGGCTACACCAAGTGTGGCAACTCCTGCGTCGACATCACCAACGACAAGAACAACTGCAACGCCTGTGGCACGGTTTGTCCGGCAGGCCAGGCCTGCGTTCAGGGCAAGTGCGGCACTTGCGACGTCAACACCACCGACTGCGACGGCGACGGCTTCGCCGGCAAGGCCGAGGGTGACTGCTGCGAGGTCCCCGGCGTCTGCGGAGCAAACCCCGCGCTCGTGAACCCGGCGGCCATCGAGGTCGTGGGCAACGGCATCGACGACAACTGCAACGGCCTGGCCGACCTGTTCGACAAGTCCGACACCCAGGATTGTGACACGGGCCTCGCCAGTGACTCGTCCGACCCGAAGGACTACGCCAAGGCGCTCGGCATCTGCCGCACGACCGAGGAGAACCCGGCCAACAAGAAGGACAAGACCTGGGGCCTGATCGAGGCGGAGATCCTGCGCGCCGACGGCACGCCCCTCGGCGACGTCAAGGCCCGCAGCATCCGCCAGAAGTTCGGCAACAGCATCGCGTCCCTCGAGGGCAAGAGCATGGTCGTCCTGTCCAGCGGTATCGCCGCCGACAAGACCCAGACCCTGCCGGGCCCGAACGGCGGCGGGGCCGGGGCGAACGTCTCGAACACCCACAGCCCGAGCTCGAGCGTCAACGTGACGAGCTGCTCCAGTGCCAAGTGCATCAAGGACTGGGTCGCGGCAGCGAACCTGCCACTCAAGGCGGCAGGTCAGTATCCGGCAGCGCCCAACTGCGGCACCGCTGGCGCCGCGAGCACGGCGAACGACTCGGTCATGCTCCGGCTCAAGCTGCGCGCGCCGAGCAACGCTCGCTCGTTCTCGTTCAACAGCTACTTCTTCTCGTCCGAGTATCCGGAGTTCGTTTGCACGACGTTCAACGATCAGTTCATCGCGCTGGTAGACACGCCCGGAGGCACCCCGCAGCCGATCGCGAACCCGTCCGACAAGAACCTGATGACCTACATCGATCTGACCACCAACACGAAGTACCCGGTGGGCATCAACATCGCGAAGGGCACCAACCTGTTCGCGGTGTGCGACCCGAAGGTCAGCCAGACCGGCGCGTCGTGTTACGAGGCCAACATCAACAACAAATCGTGCTCTCTCGGCGTCACGGACCTGCTCGGCACCGGCTGGGAAGCCGGCACGGCGGGCAGCTGCGACGTGGTCGGTGGCGGCACCTACTGGCTCACCACCGCGGGCAACGTCATCCCCGGCCAGATCGTCGAAGTTCGCTTCGTGATCTTCGACGTGGGTGACAGCGCCTACGACTCACTCGCCTTGATGGACGGCTTCAAGTGGCTGCCGAACGCCACGCTGCCGGGCACCGGCGGCTGA
- a CDS encoding trypsin-like peptidase domain-containing protein: MVGSPAPMAEQGGGFQIVRGVVKAIALGAGFVLSLVSLMSLVGSLTPNGWARLGVAAVALIVIPAVLTDRLLPEDDPARAKGLPGDVFVLVWLGLGVAYVAAGSFSRPLLVREGDRLTAAGLATPARLAYFLGGARPEAPPAPPTPSAEPSAAAAPSAASPGTSTAPEPSVPPSAGTPPRKKEEPGDLAPAELFKRLSPAVVTVSFKFHSLDGGGTGFLLDRAGTIATNHHVVERADRLTVKFMNGALYEDVELLVEDAGQDLALLRVELGKPKEGEAPKVDPVELGDSDRVEVGERVISIGNPLGLDHTLTDGLVSQRRTYMGRQWIQMSAPVSPGNSGGPLFNLKGKVIGVTTAIVGPGFGQNLNLAVPINALKSLIRPEYPQRRKFGTSGKSSTW; this comes from the coding sequence GTGGTAGGCTCGCCCGCGCCAATGGCGGAACAGGGCGGCGGGTTTCAGATCGTGCGGGGCGTGGTCAAGGCGATCGCGCTCGGCGCGGGTTTTGTGCTCAGCCTCGTCTCGCTGATGTCCCTCGTCGGCAGCCTGACGCCGAATGGCTGGGCGCGCCTCGGCGTCGCCGCGGTCGCGCTGATCGTGATCCCCGCGGTGCTCACCGATCGTTTGCTGCCCGAGGACGATCCCGCGCGAGCCAAGGGCTTGCCCGGCGACGTGTTCGTCTTGGTCTGGCTGGGCCTCGGCGTGGCGTACGTGGCCGCGGGCAGCTTCTCGCGGCCACTGTTGGTCCGTGAAGGCGATCGCCTCACCGCCGCCGGGCTCGCCACGCCGGCACGGCTTGCGTATTTTCTGGGCGGCGCGCGACCCGAAGCCCCGCCCGCGCCGCCCACACCGAGCGCCGAGCCCTCCGCGGCGGCTGCACCATCCGCGGCGAGCCCAGGCACCAGCACCGCCCCCGAACCGAGCGTCCCACCGAGCGCGGGGACGCCACCGAGGAAGAAGGAAGAGCCCGGCGATCTCGCGCCGGCAGAGCTGTTCAAGCGACTCTCGCCGGCGGTGGTCACCGTCAGCTTCAAGTTCCACTCACTGGACGGCGGCGGCACCGGTTTTTTGCTCGACCGCGCCGGCACCATCGCGACCAACCACCACGTGGTCGAGCGCGCCGATCGCCTGACCGTCAAGTTCATGAACGGCGCGCTGTACGAGGACGTCGAGCTGTTGGTCGAAGACGCCGGGCAAGATCTGGCGCTGTTGCGCGTCGAGCTCGGGAAACCCAAGGAAGGAGAGGCACCCAAGGTCGATCCGGTCGAGCTCGGGGACTCCGACCGCGTCGAGGTCGGTGAACGAGTGATCTCGATCGGCAACCCGCTCGGCCTCGACCACACCCTGACGGACGGTCTGGTCTCCCAGCGCCGCACGTACATGGGGCGGCAGTGGATCCAGATGTCCGCGCCAGTCTCACCGGGCAACTCCGGCGGCCCGCTGTTCAACCTCAAGGGCAAGGTCATCGGCGTGACGACGGCCATCGTCGGCCCGGGCTTTGGTCAGAACCTGAACCTCGCGGTGCCGATCAACGCACTCAAGTCGCTGATCCGGCCAGAGTACCCACAGCGCCGCAAGTTCGGCACGTCCGGCAAGTCTTCTACCTGGTGA
- a CDS encoding enoyl-CoA hydratase/isomerase family protein produces the protein MKELILSAPGKNAINSELMRQVLAELRDADGDALLVTGAGDAFSAGLNLKEVLSMDARAMRTFLALLEEVTVALWEYPGPTVALVNGHAIAGGCILAMTCDHRVVTDGPKLRVGLNEVALGLRFPPRVMKLVKARVPSRSLERVILGAELFDPMGAQLHGLVDEVAIDASQVAGERLAALALHPRDAYARAKHMLRAGVLSLTAEETAQFETEDLPVWTSDAVRARIRAVLER, from the coding sequence ATGAAAGAGCTCATCCTCAGCGCACCCGGCAAGAACGCCATCAACTCCGAGCTGATGCGGCAGGTGTTGGCGGAGCTGCGCGACGCGGACGGCGACGCTTTGCTCGTGACCGGCGCAGGCGACGCTTTCAGCGCGGGGCTCAACCTGAAAGAGGTGCTCTCGATGGACGCCCGGGCCATGCGCACGTTCCTCGCGCTGCTCGAGGAAGTGACCGTGGCGCTCTGGGAGTACCCGGGCCCGACCGTGGCGCTGGTGAACGGGCACGCCATTGCTGGTGGCTGCATTCTCGCGATGACCTGCGACCATCGGGTGGTCACGGACGGTCCCAAGCTGCGCGTTGGTCTGAATGAGGTGGCGCTCGGTCTACGCTTCCCGCCGCGCGTGATGAAGCTGGTGAAGGCGCGTGTCCCGTCCCGCTCGCTCGAGCGAGTGATCCTGGGTGCGGAGCTGTTCGACCCGATGGGCGCACAGCTGCACGGCCTGGTCGACGAGGTCGCCATCGACGCCAGCCAAGTCGCTGGCGAGCGACTGGCCGCCCTCGCGCTCCACCCGCGCGACGCGTACGCACGGGCAAAACACATGCTGCGCGCCGGAGTGTTGTCGCTCACCGCCGAGGAGACTGCACAGTTCGAGACCGAAGACTTGCCGGTGTGGACCTCCGATGCGGTACGCGCTCGCATTCGCGCGGTGCTCGAGCGCTGA